The DNA region ttctgtgataatacttatgtgtataattacccttttgcccttatgtctatattgaacacaaggcatagaccgtgtcatccttgtccagttcaatattgggcccatagacatttatcctgttatgcaggatgggcaaattccatctaggtcactcatgtccctcagcatgcttcgtggagtacccatcaactgtctttatggttatccagttacggacaacgtttgatcagcaataaagcactcgaccctacatctagggtccatagtggtttcaggtcgaagagtggtatacaccattatcaccatgagaataacttatgacactttgcataactttctatatagtattctcatagcgggtcaatccggtataaatattactcttaatattcatacctatgtttaagacttgataactctttatccatgatccatgagatgtgatcatcagtctacaaacataatagtcttaatgctttaatgttatcccacttcacactaaagctcgactacggatactttaagaatagtgtccttatgtttaatgtgttctcatgattaagtcacacttaatacattaaacggactatctattccagggactttattaatcaaccataataaagaaaaagccttttattattaataaataattcgatacaagtaccaaaagtattggcctctagggcttacaccaacaatagCATTCAAAACCCCCATAGGTATGTCCCCGTACCAACTGGTATACGGTAAAGCTTGTCATTTATCGCTCGAACTCGAGCACAGGGCATCATGGGCTACCAAATTTCTCAACTATGATATGTCTAAAGCGGGGAAATCCTGGATTCTTCAATTACAAGAGATGGAAGAATTCAGAAATCGagcatatgagaatgccaagatatacaaagaacaaACCAAAACATGGCACGACCGACACGTTCAGAAGAAAGAACTTCAGGAAGGACAACTGGTATTATTATTTAATTCAAGGTTAAAGTTGTTCCCTGGCAAACTAAAGTCGAGATGGTCGGGACCCTTTATGATATAGAAAGTATTCCCAGATGGAGCCATTGAACTGAGAAATCCAGCAAACGGGGACGCATTCAAAGTAAATGCGCAGAGAGTCAAACCGTACCTACAGGACCAGGAGGGTGGTCTGATAGACAAAGTCTGTCTTACCTGAAAAGTGGAAGGATCGTCGAGTCATGCGACGTAAAACGAAGCGCtttgtgggaggcaacccacgcaATTTTAATTTTAATCAGTGTGTGCATGTTTGTAGGTTTACACAGGAGCTCTACACGGGAGGGGAAAATCACTTCAATAAATGTTTAAGTCATGTAGAACGAAAAAATAACGTTACCGGAGGTTGAACGGAAGAAAAAAATCTGAAAAATGGCCAAAAGTGCAacctgacacgggtgcccgtgtcagctgacacggcccgtaTCAAGGCAAGGTCAACCATGGAGAAATAGGGcaaaacagtggcctgacacagccacccgtgttagctgacacgggccgtgtcaggagtACTGAAGGTTGAGCTTCTTTGGGGCATGGCAGTggcctgacacgaccacccgtgtcagttgacacaGGTTGTGTCTGGAGCACTGGAGGAAAAATGGAAATTTGGGCGTGGCAGTGGCCTAACACGGCCGATcgtgttagctgacacggcccgtgtaAGGCAGACGggttttttgatttttttttgaaaattcaaaattctGTTGGCCCCACCTTTTAATTCTCTCTTAACCACACTTTACCCACCTTTTACCTTATCATTACTCAGATTTCTCATAACCTATTCCACCTTCTCTCTCAGAAACCTCATCATTACCATTCTCTCTCTCTAAACCCTTACCAAAACTCCATTAAAACTCCTCCCTTAAAGCTTCCATAACCACCACTTCCACTACCCTATCGTCATAACACCTTTCACAAATAATACTTCATTCGTCATCCCCGTTCTAACCACGGTTTTAGAATTTTCTAACTCCCTATATcaaaaatttcaattttttttgcaggtccaaaatgccccaAGGAGAATTTTAGCCGGTAAGCAACAACTAGTTGAGATGTCGAGGTCACGGAAGCGACCCAGCCGGAACCCAAATTCGTACAACATTCTATTTGACAATCCAGGACAGGAAAAACGGTGTCCCTGATTTAGActtgtaacgaatttgagtttactTTTGCATTTATAATTTTATTCTTACGGTACCCTTTTGATGTGTTAAATGCTTTCTCTTTtggaccaatcgagattgttttgtggttatcaattaggctggaccgccattaataaggttttcataaggttactctacagtagatatcacctaggactagtgATACTCTGTATGAATCAGAGTATTCTTGATATGAcaaagcttaacttcaccttaattgcctatggacatagaaattagggtagattgatcaaaggttttctcaccaaggacttgggagaaaatacccttgagaactggtagtaattgatatttgttgatgcaagagtgactcagagttgttacagggataaatcatacaccttccctgacattgttcaTCTTACCTtataaacccttatttttattattatttacCTTTGCCTTTATTTCTATAATTTTGAATCTAAAAACCCAAATCATgttttttgtttaattgaatgataatttgaactcgatattgacgtgcagtccttgagatcgacattcggggaatttcccaTTTATTACTATAACtggcaaaatagtacacttgttatttttccgATCAGGAGACCTCAAATGTTGTTGATGAGGCAAACCGTCATGCAGTAGAGGGTTGGAAAACTCTTTAACAAGAACAAGACACCCATTTTGATACTTTGAATACTCATGAAAGTGAGGTTTATGCTTTGAAACAACATGTTGTGCACATGGTCCTTGACCCGGATGTAAGTCAGGTTAAGGAACTCTTCCCTAATATTTAGATCCCCGTAAAGAATTTTGACCCTTTCAACACTGCTCCAGTTGAGGCTCTCGAGGGTGACCAAATAACATCGTCCCTGGCGCGTGAAAGCTTGATTATTTCCCCTCATTTTCTTTCCATGTTTTTCATGTAGAATTTTCCAGGCTTTATGATCTTGGTTGTAACAATAAtatttatataaatatatatttacCTCAGTGATTTGgagttttatttaattttatgtATTGGATATGTATTTTGATCCTCTTTATTATCACCTTAAACTTCTGATTGGTTGTAAGTTGTTATCGCATCAGGGCTTTCTCATTATCCTTCCAATTTAAAATTTGTTTGCCTTATGGACGATTAAGATTTCGTCTACCTCGTGGGGGACTTAAAATTTGTCTATGTCGTGGGTGTTGTTGGTATCCACTGATCGATTATAAGTATATACCATAAAAGTTATAAGGTGTCATCAACTTCGGGTGCAAGAACCCCCACAGGTTTCTTTCAGGATAAGCACCTAATTATGTTGAGGTCTCCATCATGCTCTTTAAATTTAGTAGCCTCAATCGGAGTTTTGTAGTTACTAGCTCTGATTGAGAAGAGTTAGTGTTATTCTTCTACATCCTTAGAAACCATCCACAACCAAAGGTAAGGTTCCTGTCGCTGCCCCCAGGGTATATCTGTTTTGAGGTGGACTTCTCTAGGCTCCAATACTTGCGATGTTGGAGTGGTTAGCTCCTAAGAGAGGGTGCGCCAGCTACGTTGAGAAAAGTGTTCCTTAAACATGGAAATTTTTCTTAAGGGAGTGTCGTACGCCAACCTGCGTGAATTTACATGACTTTTATGTGATCGTAGTGTTTAACAATTAACATATTATTTATAAACATTGCAAAACACTTTACAGAGTATTTAATTCATATAGTGGATCATATGGATACGTCGTTTTCCTCCTTTTACATGATTTCTTAAGTTATTTGTAGTGTTGGTTGAGGTGGCCTTCCTTCCTGTCGTTTGATGATGCGATGATCCTTCACAAATGGTTGAAATTGTCGTAGATGTAACATGGAAATGCTCGTAGATATCTGACCGTCTTGGGAGTAACTAAGTGTTATACCCTTTAAATAATTGGACTGAAGTATCTTTGCTTCCTTTTACCCTGGGGTGATATGGGATGGTCAGTGTCTCTATAACTGATGTCTATTGATGATTATAGGTGACTAGATATCTCTTGGCATAACACTATCTTATACCTCATAAATTACTATATAAGTGGTATGATTGCTCCCCTTCACCTTGGCATATACGTTGCTTTCTATGATCTTTCGTGGTGTGGTCGACGTGTTTACATGGGGGTAAGAGTCTATCCTTTGGTGCCTATCTCGATTTTGGAGATGCTTAGAGCATTGTTGAATGGAGATGATATTTCTTAAGGAGTTTTTTGTTAAACCTCTAGAGGTTCCTACAGCTCGAGCCTAGTCTCCTTCTTTGCAATACTACCTCATCGGGGGTCAGTCAGGAGGTTAGATGAGAGTGTCGACCAGAGACGTCTTTGAGGACATTTCTCTCTAATGTTATTAGGAGTGTGTCATGTCTTTCCTTTGCACATTCCTTCATTTGGAGGGTGTAATCCTTCACTTTCTCCTAAAGTAAGCTTCAGAGGTACTGACGACTAAATGATCTTTGTTATTCAATACGCATAACTTTGATCACTTGAGATCTAATCATGTGATTGAATAAGACCATAAATTATCTCCAGGAGTCTATTATTTACGAGGTATCTCGTAAGGAATTTCACCAATGGTGGAAACTATTGTGGTCATAGGTAATTTGTATTTGCGATTCTTTGAACCTTCTCATTCCTCAAACATCTTTGTGCATTCTAACCTCCATTTCTTGAAGCCCTGGTAAAGTACTAAGGGGAATTGGTGCTCTAACCGAAAAATCAACATTGAATATTACAGTGTTTCAAATATCAGTGGTGATAATAAGATATGATACAACCAAACAAATATATCTAACATTTCGTGTCGTAGCGGCATACAACATAATTTGTGATTGTAACTGCTTCGATCGTCGATAATCTTGCACATAGAGTTCAGTTCATTTTGTCGCGATATGGTAGTTCTAGTGCGATGTGATCTTCGTTCATCATTCAGGGGTTTTTCATCTCCTGGAGAAGGTACATCTGTAATGGATCTATGTCAGGAGTCATTGTGGTAAGGAACATATTGATGATGGATGATTGAGGTCATGCGATACTGGAAGTTCGGTCCGGAATCTTCAATACGATGTTAGAGGTAGTTACTTCCACTCTTGAGTAATTTTGATACAAAATTGTGTTTGGACCTATGATGATCTGTTTGTGGAATTTTTTTGAGAACCAGAAGTCTGGAGATATCAAGTGCTCTCGACTCGATTACCTGAGAAGGTTTTAGACTGGTGAATCGAATAGTGAACATGAGATCGTGAAAAATGTAGGAATCATAAGTCGTTTCTCACAGGCAACGCCACTATTCTACCTTGGAACCATAAATAATTTAAGTAGGTAGCATAAAATTCTGAACTGGTGGTATTGATATTTGCTACAGTGGCGAAGGGATGGATATGCAAGGTTAGCACTCCAATGCCCAAATCAGTTCAAGATTCAAGATGATTCATGTGAAAATGGAGATCAGATGTACCTTATTTTTCATGTGAGATAACTTTTTTACCTTAGATTGTACGGAATAGATTTGAATCGATTTAGGTCTTAATTATTTGGATCTTTGTCCCGTTTAGAACAATTAACATTAACATATATCAACATTAAAATCGAAACAAGCCTTCATATCAATTAAACTCAAATAATATcaaaaaaaattaaactaaaaaatacatttaaaataaaaaagcaaaatatatatatatatatatatatatatatatatatatatatatatatatatataagaatgttttttttataaaacatGCTAGTAAACTAACACATGGATTGTGAATTTTGTTTCAAAATCACTTCAAGTGATATAGGCATTTGACttagatttttttattttttatttaataattaacTTGTCTTTACATTTTTTTTCATTGCTCATAACATGAACACATTTGATAGACATATCCCTATAATGTAAGTAAAGCTAGCTACTATTTGATCTTCAATTATCATCCTCAATCCAAGGACTTTGTTTAGGCTTCCCAACATTCCTAAGTGCTTTCCAAACAACACTATTACACATAAATCCAGACCCAAAAGCTATCTGACAAACTCTATCACCTTTTTTAATCCGTTTATTGAACTCAAGATATGCAAGTTCATACCAATTACTACTACTAGAAGTGTTACCAAATCTCTCCAATGTCTTCCTTGATGCTTCCATATACTCTTCTGTCAACTCCAAATTCTTTTGTATCTCATCCAACACATTCTTGCTTGTTGCCAATGCACATACATGCTGAAATGCTAGCTTGTAATCAGGAATATATGGCTTTGTTTTCTTCTTCTTGAAGAGTAGATTGGTGAAGAAGTGAAGTTGTTCTGAAACAGGTAGTACTAGTGGACCAAGTGTTGTAATGTTAGCTTTTAGTGCATTGCCTCCAACTTCAATTATTTCTTTGCTTATTGAAAGTCCTTTCTTTCCCTCATTGTCTTCTCTTTGATGTATGCTTTTGAAGCTTTTGTTGTCCATTCCTTTGTGAGTTCTGACTAGCTGCAACATAAGTTGATAACATCTCAAATCAATAAGAGATAATAACCTTAAAATCAATCATTTACgaaattaaacaaaataaattatGCGATTAGGAGATAATACCTGTTTGAGTTCATACTTCGCGCGCCATCTATCGAGGCGATAATTCGAGAGCAAGACGGCCGAAGCTCCCATTCTAAAGAAGCAATTAGGAAGAAGCATGTCATAGTCATTACCACTATACCATGAATAGCTAACAGCTTCTGTGCTAACTACTAATGCATATGATCTCGGATAAGCATCAAGAAGGTCTTTCGCTAAATCAACTGCTGTGATTCCAGCAGCACAACCCATACCACCAAGGTTAAAGCTGCGAATATCAGGCCTAAGCTTGAAATGGTTTATCACCATGGATGAGATTGATGGAGTTGTGTTCAATATTCCACAGTTTACTATAAGGATTTTGATGTCTTTTGGTTTCACTTTTGTGGCTGCAAGAAGGTTCTTAATTGCACCAAACATCACCATTGATAATTCTTCTCTGCCTTCTTTTAGTGTTGATGTGTAACCGGGACGAAAAACTGCTTTTGGCAAGTAGGTTTCATCTCCTATACCAGATTTCTTGAGAACTTGTTCTTGAAATTTAATGGCGGATTCATTGAAATTTCCCGATCTTTTGGATAACTCAATGAACTCTGCCTTAGAGATCTGCACAAATAGTACAATCAAATAAACACCAAGTACTTACtaaattaaattataaatatAACATTACCTTGTAATCATTTGAAGGTCGAAAACACGAGAAATCAATCAAATAAGTAGAAGTTGGTGTAGAATCAATATAAATATAGAGCATGAGTAACAAAACTCCTGAAATAAACAAACCCTCAGTGATGTTATATTTAAAAAAGAGATCTTCCATAGTGAATTTTCCAATATGATGAATCAAGATTGCAAGCAAAGGGGGTGCCAATAGTAAATACAAGCGTTTCTTAATGAGATAACCATAGCCCAATTTCACATATTTTAGATTAACAGAACTAAGAAAATCTGGTATTCTGGGCCGGACTTTAACAGAGGATGAAACTGGGCCATCATTTGGGCCATTGTTTTCTACACCCCTTTGCACAATTTCTGTGGAAAATTCTTCACTTTCATTTGACATGAGGgaaaaaaatattttgattgaagaaaaaagtTGAAAATATATAGGTGGATTTAATGAGCTAATGAAAATTGATTGGCATGATTGAATTTAATTGAGTTGAGAAATGGGAAAGTGAAATAGAAAGGTTTGGAAAGTATAGGAAGGGTAAGAAGCATGATGGGGGTGTATATATAGGAATGTTGGAGAAAAAGAGTGGTTGGTATGGGAAATGGTGTAAAATAGAATAGGTATGTTGTGCATGAATGCGTATGAGAAGCATATTTGTAGCACCATTGAAATTGTATGCAAGAAGAAGTGAGTAATAAGTTTTAGTAACATATCAATTTAATATATGGTTAGTTGATAATATAATAATAATCCTCTTCTTTAATAATTTAGTATTTAGTTTGTCAATTTGAGAGCATCAAAACGTAATCAACAAAATACGAGCAGTTTGTTTagaattaaaaacaaacaaaaaattttatatataattatttaagagtggtttttattatttttttaataaaaatatgaCAACATTTTTTTCTCCACATATGCAACTTTTTTCTATTTTCACTTGCTAAATGACATTTAAGTACCCTTTGTCATATTTTCATCgaaaaataataaaaattcatatctaatgAATTGTATCTAAGTTTTTTCCATAATTTTATTGATATAATATCTATcattaattaatttaaaattaaaatttattttgaaattattaaat from Lathyrus oleraceus cultivar Zhongwan6 chromosome 1, CAAS_Psat_ZW6_1.0, whole genome shotgun sequence includes:
- the LOC127082146 gene encoding 3-ketoacyl-CoA synthase 10, translating into MSNESEEFSTEIVQRGVENNGPNDGPVSSSVKVRPRIPDFLSSVNLKYVKLGYGYLIKKRLYLLLAPPLLAILIHHIGKFTMEDLFFKYNITEGLFISGVLLLMLYIYIDSTPTSTYLIDFSCFRPSNDYKISKAEFIELSKRSGNFNESAIKFQEQVLKKSGIGDETYLPKAVFRPGYTSTLKEGREELSMVMFGAIKNLLAATKVKPKDIKILIVNCGILNTTPSISSMVINHFKLRPDIRSFNLGGMGCAAGITAVDLAKDLLDAYPRSYALVVSTEAVSYSWYSGNDYDMLLPNCFFRMGASAVLLSNYRLDRWRAKYELKQLVRTHKGMDNKSFKSIHQREDNEGKKGLSISKEIIEVGGNALKANITTLGPLVLPVSEQLHFFTNLLFKKKKTKPYIPDYKLAFQHVCALATSKNVLDEIQKNLELTEEYMEASRKTLERFGNTSSSSNWYELAYLEFNKRIKKGDRVCQIAFGSGFMCNSVVWKALRNVGKPKQSPWIEDDN